AGTTGCTTAAGACCGACAAAGGCGTGCTGACCGACGCCGAGTTTGCCGCCATGCACACCTGGCAAGATGCAGAGGATCGGAAGATCCTGCGTGGCTGGATCGATTGTCTCAAGAAGCACTCCGTCTTCTTCTCGGAGCCGCTCGATCTTGACTTGGCGATGTTGGCGGCATTCCCGAAGGCATATGAGGCCGTTATTCCGAAAGGCGGTGGGCCGAAGATGACCGCCGAGAAGGCGGCCGAGGCCGTGCTCGGGACCTCAGGCCCCGGCACGACAATCTACACGGGGCCATACAAGGATTACCCGCCGCTCTTTTCGGCCTATCGCTATCATTTCCTGACCCAGAGCAAGCCGGCGACCCACTTGGCCGCGCTCACGCATATCAAGGAGAGCGAGCTCAAAGCGGACATGCCGCCGGTGCTTGCCGAAGTCCTCGCGCATATCGCGAAGAGTCTGAGGCGGGACTGACCATGAGCGTCCTGGCACGGCGGGTGCGCCCCGAGGATTGGACTCCGATCGGCGTCGACGAACTAGAGGCGAACGCGATGACCGTGGTGCGTTCGGCTGGGAATAGATCGGTGATCGCCGGCCCAGGGGCCGGCAAGACCGAGTTGTTGGCGCAGCGCGCCGCCTACCTTCTGCAAACGGGGACGTCGCCGGCGCCGCAGCGGATTCTCGCCATCAGCTTCAAACGCGACGCCGCGTCGAATCTGGGCGCGCGCGTGCGCAAACGTTGCCATCGTCAGCATGCGGGTCGTTTCGATTCGATGACCTTCGACGCGTTCGCAAAGGGCCTGCTCGATCGCTTTGGGCAGGCGCTGCCGGAGCGGTGGCGGCCATCACCAGATTACGAGATCATGTTTCCGACCGACCGCGGCTACCGCGATTTCCTCCAGCAGTCGCTTGGCGCGCCGCCCAAATCTGTCGGCACCTTTGCCGACATCATGGCGCTGACCGTGAAGCAGTTCGAGCGACGCCACCTCTTCGGATCGCCCTTGCCGGTCGACGGCTGGTCCGAGCCCTCGCCGGGAGAATGGGCGGCCGATCAATATTGGCAGTCGTCGCTGCACGGCGGCAAGAAAAGCCATCTGTCATTTCCGATGATCGGCCGTCTCGCCGAACTGCTGCTCCGGCTCAATCCGATGGCGCGAGATGCGTTGCGGCTGACGTATTCGCACCTGTTCATGGATGAGTTCCAGGACACGACGCAGGTTCAGTACGATCTGGTTCGCGCGATATTTCTTGGAGGCAGCACGATCGTCACCGCGGTTGGCGACAATAAGCAGCAGATCATGCGCTGGGCTATGGCGATGGACGATCCGTTCGCGGCGTTCGACTCGGACTTCAAGTCAAAGCGCACCCCCCTCTACAACAATTACCGATCCTCTCCCGAGCTTGTCCGGATCCAGCACGTACTCGCGCAGGCGCTCGACGCGAAGTCGGTGAAGCCTGTTTCGAAAACCAGCGCAACGATTTCGGGCGACAGCTGTGCGATCTGGGATTTTTCGTCGCCGGAGCGAGAAGCGGAAAGGCTGGCTGCGTTCGTCGCTTCCGAGATGAAAGTGCACGATCTTGGGCCACGTGATTTCGTGCTACTCGTGCGCCAGAAGGCCGCCGACTATGCGGCCGTGTTGCAACCTGCCTTCGCTGCGGCTGGCATCCCGCTGCGCAACGAGGCCGGGCAAGCGGGCGCGATGATGTTGCAAGAATTGCTCGCGGAGGAGGCTTCCGAGCTCATCATCTCCGTGCTGCGGCTGGCGATGACGAAGCGTGCCGGCCGGCATTGGACTGAATGTCAGGAGGCCCTTGGTTCGCTGCGCGGTATTGGACCGGACGACGAGATCGAACAGGATCGCTTCGCGAAGGAGTTGGACGCTTTCGCGATGCATCTCGGTCGCGACTACCCGACACCGCCGCCGGCCGGGCCCGCGGCGCGCAAGCTGATAGACGATGTGCTTGGCTTTATCGGTCGCAGCAGGCTGGTTGCAGCGCATCCGGTTTATGGTCAGGGCGACTGGCTGGAGAAGGTGCTCACGTCGGCAGCGACGCACCTTGCTCAGTCCGCCTCAGGTACGAGTGATTGGACAGCGGCGCTTGATTCCTACGAGGGACTTCATGCGATTCCGCTGATGACGATCCACAAGAGCAAGGGACTCGAATATCACACGGTGATCTTCGTTGGGCTCGACGACGGCGCCTGGTGGAGCTTTTCAGATGATCAGGTGGAGGCGACGGCGGGCTTCTTCGTTGCGTTCACGCGCGCCAAGCAACGGGTCGTGTTCACCTACTGCGCGAGGCGCGGAACGCGCACCAAGATCGCTACGCTCTACGAGTTGCTCGCGCAGGCTGGTGTACAGACTTTCAAGATAGGCTGAACCGCAGCGCTCCTAGAAATACACGACATCCTGATCGAGGAGGTTCGCCAGAACATCCGACTTTGGGCGCGACGAATTCCCGGCCAGTGCGACCAAGACGGATGCGAATCACGTCGCCAACCGCAGATAGCACCCGGACAAGCTGCGCACGCCTTCGCCGAAGCTAGCCGGGTCAGGGGCTCAGTGTCTCGAGCGTCTAAAGATCGTGGAACCCGGTGTAGGGCATGTCGACATAGATTCCGTCGCCATGCGCACGCGTGTACATTCCGTTCTGGTTGAGAAGCCGTTCCAACACCTCGATCAACGGATCATAGATTTCTTGATCGATCCATTCCTCAAGATCGAAGAATGGCTGGACTGCGTCTCGACAAGCGTCAAGCATCCATCCGGAGGGATAGCCGGCGAGCTCCTCGAGCTTGGCGCGGTAGCGAGCTGCAAGTTCGGGATGATCGTCGGCCTTCGCCTCAACCCAGTCGGCGTGACCGAGGCCATATCCGATCGCTTGGAATAGGAACGTTAGCCGCTCGACCACCACTGGCCAGTATTTATCCATGTCCCCGTGCAGGCGATAGCTCAGGCGTGCCGACCGAATCTGATCATCCACGTCTTTCATCGCCTTACCCAGCATTTCGAGGAGATCAAGCCCGTGTTCGGGCGCTGCCCAGGCGGCGCGACGTTGTGCAGAGTACTCGGATTGGCACGGGTTCACGATCGGCTGAAGGTTGGCATCTCTCCCATTCCTGGGTTTCGCCGCTCGCCAGCCACCGGGATAGGTTCGAGTAAACAACCGCAAATCGTTAACGTGAACCAACTCATGGACAAAGGTTTGGAGAGCCAGCTTATGCTCGGGGTGATCCGTCTGGTTTAGCTGGCGCACCAATCCGGTCCAGATCACGACGACACTCCAGATCTCGTCGTTGTGGATCACATGGACAGCCATGGCGCCACCCTGACCATACTCGTTTGCCGTCGGCGCTGCCGGCGGGATGCCGTCTCCGCGATCGACACTCGCAAGCGCCTCAGCATAGTCCCAACCGATGATGATCGATTTCAGGCGGCTTAGATCCAGATAGCGCGAGAGCTCCTTCGCGAGCGACATCACACCCTCGCCAAACTCTCGTGCCTGGGCTTCGTTGTCGTTCTCCCAGCCGCGAATGTTGACGGAGCAGCTTGGGGGAAGAGTTTCGACAGGTGGCTCGTCGGGCCCGGCGATAGACACACCATTGTCAGGCTGATTTTGCTCTTTGTTCTGCACTAGGCTTCTTCTTTAGCTTGCGGCGAACGCACTGCCACCTAGCCTCGCCTCAGGGTTATTTCGTCAGCCATTGGCCGTAGGCCTCTACGTCGATCATCGGGACAGTTCCACTGAACTGAAGCTGTGAAATCAACTTGAACAGGAACGCCGTCGCCGGTTTGGTTTCGTTAACGAATGTATAGCGAGCGGCAGTTTGATCGAAGAAGAAATGGCCGTGCGACGCAACGCAACCGAGATCAAGCCGTCCGTCACCAACCTCAGTTGTTAGCGCCTTTTCAAATGATGGCCCTAACGCCGGGCTCCACTCGCTCTCAAACGTCAGAAGGCCTCCCAAGATCGGAATCAGCGGCTTCGCCGGATACACGCCTTTCGCGTAGGGAATGGGGAGGCTCGTGCGGTGCAAACGCCGGACGCTGGCGACCTTCTCCTGTGCGTAAGCGACGAGAGCGGCGTCCGCGGTCTGCTTGGCCTCAAAGACAGCGTAGACGCTTTCAGCGGGAATGATCGTCTCGTTTTCATAGGTGAAGATGAAGGGTGAATACTGGCGATCGAAGACGACGACGTCGATCTGCTGGCTAAAATTTCCGAGACTGTCCACCACATGCGCCTTCGCCGCCTGATAGCGCTTGGGCAGGTAAGTCTCCAGCAAGCTGATCCAAACGTTCTCGCTGGCGTCACCCTTCGTGCCGGGATGGCCGAACGTCTTCCGCACGGTCGCCAGACGCTGCTGAATATCTTCGTGCAGCGAAGAGAGAAGCTGAGACAGGGACCATTCTGACATCGAAGACCTCTACAAGAGTTGGCCGGCCCGCGTCAGGACAACGGAAATTTAGGGCCGAATAGCTCGCGCCAGGCTCGGAGCGCCTCGCCATTCCGGCCACGGCGAACATGATCGATCGCGAGCGTCGCTTCCCGCTCCGCCGCCCGCAGAAGGTCGCGTGCCCGAGTCTTGCGCGCCGAATCCATCCCATCGCTAACAGCCGGGCCGAGGCCGGCGGGATCCGGCCATTCGTCGAAAATCCGGTCGGCAAGTGTCGCGAAGAAGCCTTGCATCTCGCGATCGAAGCTGCCGCCCCAACCGCCATGGAGGCACTGCAGCGCCATGACCTCGAGGAGGAAGGAGGGCTTTACCGGCTTTTCGCCGTGCTTGGGGTTGTTGTTCCAGTATTTGACCATCCGCACCAACCCCTTCCACTCGCTGGAATAGGCTTGATGCGCAGCGGTTGCCTTTTCAGCGTGGACCTTCGGATTGGTCTCAATCCATTTGCCGACCTCATTGTCGGGAATCTCGAAATCATCGTCTTTGTCGAAAGCTGGCACGACGTCGACGCTGATGACGCGATAGTCGGTGTTGTCCTCGGCGTCGGCCTTCACTCCGAAGTCCACATTGATCGAGCGGTTCTGCTTCTTGGCCTTGTCGCCGTATTTCTCGTCCAACGCATTGTGAAAATCGGTCAGAACGATCGATGGCGCCTTCGAGCGATAGTGATCCTCCGACGCTTTTAGAACGAAAAAGATATCGACATCCTTCAACGGCTTTGTCTTGGTCCAGCGTGCGTATGAGCCGGTCAAAAAGCTCCGGTCGATTTTGAACTTGGTATCGAGATAGTCTCGCACCTCCGTCTGACGTGCCGAGGCGTTCGCCTGCTCTCTGTCGTTCAGCTCGAGGCGGCTTTTGAATTTCCGAAAGGCTTCGTCGATCGTCAGCATCAGGCTCTCCTCAGATAGGATGTTCTCGCGCCGAGGCCACTGTGCTCGATCGTTGTGCCCAGGCTCTGGCGGATCATTCCGTCCGTCGAGCGCGCCGTTGTCTTACTCCATCCGATGACGTCGGGCCGCCCGGGCTTCGTGTGCAAAAGGAACCGATAGCGCGCTTCGCTCGGAGCCAGCCCGGCCTTTCGGATCGCGTATCGGAGCTGGTCGGTGTCTGTCCAAAAACTTCCGTCCCCGCCCGACCAGCCGTAAGAGATCTCGATGTCCCACCGAAAAATGAGCGCGTCGGTTTTCGGGTCGTAAATCTCCAGCTTTACAGTCTCAAGATCGCCGGTATTCAACCAGGTCTGGATGCCACGCATATGTGTGTCCCAGTCACCGACAAATTCCGATGGATCAAGGCCGCTTAGGCGAATGATGTCCTTCAGGCTTTTCAGGATGTTGTCCGCCACATAGGTGACGGAATGCGTGTAGGTGTTGACGGCGACGTTGGTCATGAGCCGAGAAACCCCTTCGGATCGAAGACGAGCGCCTGGGATTTCGTTGTAGCGGCCTCATCCTCGGCGGACACAGCGGCGCTAAGATCGCGCGCTGTGATGCGGGTGCTGTGTTTCTTCAAGGCGCCCTGGACCCAGGCAAGGTCGTCCGCGAGACACGGAAGCGAGACGTGCCAATCTCCGTTCAACGGATCGAAGCCGAGGTTGTCTTCGTTGGCGTCTGAGCCTTCGACCGCGTCATCGTCATAGAGACAGTAGATGCGTGTGCGGGGACCGTCGCAGGTCACCGTGATGGCTGCCTCCTTGGGTGCTTGATCAGCTATGACGCTTGCCGCCACGCCGGCGACGGCCAGAAGCTCGGTCCGCGCATCACCGGCTTTCCCCTGAGTCAGCAGGTCGACGATCGCCGCCCAGGTTCGGCCGGCGTCACGCTCGGGCGTACTCTTGAAGGTGCGGCTGGCGACTGTGCTCACGGGACTTTACCTCCCGGCGAGCGTCCCGCTTTGGCGGCGCGCGCCGCCGCCAGCAGGTCTTCGGCGGTGACCCGTTCCGGGTTCATCGCGGTCTGAGGCGTGCTGGCGAGAGCGTTGGCGACCATCTTGCGGATGGCGCGCCCGTCGAGCCCTACACACTCCGCGGCGCAGCGGTCAAAATTCGCGCTGGTCGCCAACCGCGCGATGGCCGGATAGGTCTTACCCAACCCAGTGAGGCAGTCTTTCAGGATGCGCGCGCAGGCCTCGCGGTCCGGTAGGGGCACCTGGACTACAAGGTCGCACCGCGACGTGAAGGCCGCATCCACGGCCTGAGGAAAATTGCTGGTGGCAAGAAACAGCAGGTTCGGATGCTGCTCGGCGAGAGCGTCGAGCTGAACCAGAACGGCATCAGTCGCGCGATGGATGTCGATGGGGTTAGCTTCAAGGCTCATCTTCGATCTGTCGGCCGCGAGCGTCTCAACCTCATCAAGGAGGACGATGGTCGGGCCGGCCGCGGCTGACTCCGCGATCGACTGCGAAAACAATTCCGAAACCGCGCGCTGCGTTTTGCCCATCGCCGAACTGGTCAGCGCGTGCGGCTCGACTTCGAGAAGCCGGAATCCACCACCCTGGAAGGATTCGGCTGTGCGATGTGCCAGTCCGCGGGCGAGGGAGGTTTTTCCTGTACCTGGCGGTCCGACGAGAAGGATCACGCCATGCAGCGGAATGACGCTACGATCGACCTTGCCGCGCATCGTGAAGTTCAGCATCGCTTGGGAGAGGAGCTGAGCCTTCAGACGCTCTTCCAGGATAATGGAGTCCCAGAGGGCGCCGAGAGCGGCATCCGGAAGCCGGCGTGATCGCTGGATCCCTTTTGGTCGGTTGAAATCCTCAGTTTGCACCGCAGTCAGCTTCTGCATCGTCGACCGTCCTTTGCTGTCGCCGATGGAGCCCGCTCGCCGACCCCAGCATGGATTCCAGAAGAAGCAGATGCTGTCAACAAGCACAATACACTGTGCTTATTACTCACAAATGTTTGTGAGGTTGACATTCAGATTCGCGCGTAGCAATCATCCCGCATGTCGGACGAAGCGATCTATAGGGCTTTCGGGCAGGCGGTAGCCACGCGACGCAAGGGGCTGAACCTTACCCAGGCTACGCTAGCTGCCCGCGTGGGCATCTCGCGCGCCTCGATCGCCAACATCGAGAGCGGTCGGCAGAATGTGCTGCTGCACCACGTCTATCGACTGGCATCGGCGCTTGAGTTCTCCAAGGTCTCAGACCTGCTGCCGGCGCAACCAAAACCAGCGACACAGGAGGACTTGGATATGATCCTTTCAGACGAAACCGTGACTCCGCGCGGTAAAGCCCAGATCACCGATCTGATCGCCAGTGCGCTCGCGCAGCGCGGCGCCGCAAAGGCTGGGTCATGACGCCCAATCCCGAACGCGCTCGGGAGGCTGCTCGTGCCATCCTGCGAGACTTCGGCGTGAAGGGGGTGCCCGTTCCGGTCGAGCGCATCATCAAAGCCCGAAACATCGTCCTCCAATACGCCCCACTGGAGGAGGACCTCTCCGGGATGGCCTACATCAAGGATGGCGTTGGCATCATCGGTGTGAACGCGCTGCATCATCCCAATCGTCAACGATTCTCGGCGGCGCACGAGCTTGGTCACCACGAGCTGCACGCCCAGGAGATCCGCAAGGCGGTTCACGTCGATAAGGGATTCCGGGTGCTTCTGCGTGACGATGTCTCTTCGCAGGGCATTGATCCGCTGGAGATTGAGGCCAACGCATTCGCATCGGAACTGCTGATGCCGAGGGAATTCCTTATGAACGCGTTGGATGCGGGCGGATTGGATATCGAGGATGACGCCGGGATCGAAGCGCTTGCCCGCAAATTCCGGGTGAGCGCCTCGGCGATGCGATATCGGTTAGCAGGGCGCTTCTAGGAATAGGCGGGTCCGTTGAGCTTTGTCTTCTTCGACACTGAGACAACCGGCCTGAAGCACGGCTTCGACCAGATCGTGCATTTCGCGGCCATACGGACCGACGCAAATCTGAATGAGATCGAGCGTTTCGAAGCGCGTTCGCGTCTTCTGCCGCATGTGCTTCCCCATCCGGCGGCGCTGCGCACCAATGGCCTGCCGATCGGAAGACTCTTGGATGCGGGTCTTCCGTCCCATTACGACATGGTCAGAGCGATCCGGCAGAGGCTGCTCTCGTGGTCACCTTCGATCTTTCTAGGCTACAACTCGATCCGTTTCGACGAGGAGATGTTGCGGCACGCGTTGTTCCAAACGCTTCACCCCGCCTATCTTACCAGCAACCACAACAACAGCCGTGCGGACGTGTGGGGGCTGGTTATGGCCGCAGCCGC
The nucleotide sequence above comes from [Pseudomonas] carboxydohydrogena. Encoded proteins:
- a CDS encoding helix-turn-helix domain-containing protein, whose product is MSDEAIYRAFGQAVATRRKGLNLTQATLAARVGISRASIANIESGRQNVLLHHVYRLASALEFSKVSDLLPAQPKPATQEDLDMILSDETVTPRGKAQITDLIASALAQRGAAKAGS
- the nucC gene encoding CBASS effector endonuclease NucC; the protein is MSEWSLSQLLSSLHEDIQQRLATVRKTFGHPGTKGDASENVWISLLETYLPKRYQAAKAHVVDSLGNFSQQIDVVVFDRQYSPFIFTYENETIIPAESVYAVFEAKQTADAALVAYAQEKVASVRRLHRTSLPIPYAKGVYPAKPLIPILGGLLTFESEWSPALGPSFEKALTTEVGDGRLDLGCVASHGHFFFDQTAARYTFVNETKPATAFLFKLISQLQFSGTVPMIDVEAYGQWLTK
- a CDS encoding ImmA/IrrE family metallo-endopeptidase, with amino-acid sequence MTPNPERAREAARAILRDFGVKGVPVPVERIIKARNIVLQYAPLEEDLSGMAYIKDGVGIIGVNALHHPNRQRFSAAHELGHHELHAQEIRKAVHVDKGFRVLLRDDVSSQGIDPLEIEANAFASELLMPREFLMNALDAGGLDIEDDAGIEALARKFRVSASAMRYRLAGRF
- a CDS encoding AAA family ATPase, giving the protein MQKLTAVQTEDFNRPKGIQRSRRLPDAALGALWDSIILEERLKAQLLSQAMLNFTMRGKVDRSVIPLHGVILLVGPPGTGKTSLARGLAHRTAESFQGGGFRLLEVEPHALTSSAMGKTQRAVSELFSQSIAESAAAGPTIVLLDEVETLAADRSKMSLEANPIDIHRATDAVLVQLDALAEQHPNLLFLATSNFPQAVDAAFTSRCDLVVQVPLPDREACARILKDCLTGLGKTYPAIARLATSANFDRCAAECVGLDGRAIRKMVANALASTPQTAMNPERVTAEDLLAAARAAKAGRSPGGKVP
- a CDS encoding CBASS oligonucleotide cyclase; amino-acid sequence: MLTIDEAFRKFKSRLELNDREQANASARQTEVRDYLDTKFKIDRSFLTGSYARWTKTKPLKDVDIFFVLKASEDHYRSKAPSIVLTDFHNALDEKYGDKAKKQNRSINVDFGVKADAEDNTDYRVISVDVVPAFDKDDDFEIPDNEVGKWIETNPKVHAEKATAAHQAYSSEWKGLVRMVKYWNNNPKHGEKPVKPSFLLEVMALQCLHGGWGGSFDREMQGFFATLADRIFDEWPDPAGLGPAVSDGMDSARKTRARDLLRAAEREATLAIDHVRRGRNGEALRAWRELFGPKFPLS
- a CDS encoding UvrD-helicase domain-containing protein; the encoded protein is MSVLARRVRPEDWTPIGVDELEANAMTVVRSAGNRSVIAGPGAGKTELLAQRAAYLLQTGTSPAPQRILAISFKRDAASNLGARVRKRCHRQHAGRFDSMTFDAFAKGLLDRFGQALPERWRPSPDYEIMFPTDRGYRDFLQQSLGAPPKSVGTFADIMALTVKQFERRHLFGSPLPVDGWSEPSPGEWAADQYWQSSLHGGKKSHLSFPMIGRLAELLLRLNPMARDALRLTYSHLFMDEFQDTTQVQYDLVRAIFLGGSTIVTAVGDNKQQIMRWAMAMDDPFAAFDSDFKSKRTPLYNNYRSSPELVRIQHVLAQALDAKSVKPVSKTSATISGDSCAIWDFSSPEREAERLAAFVASEMKVHDLGPRDFVLLVRQKAADYAAVLQPAFAAAGIPLRNEAGQAGAMMLQELLAEEASELIISVLRLAMTKRAGRHWTECQEALGSLRGIGPDDEIEQDRFAKELDAFAMHLGRDYPTPPPAGPAARKLIDDVLGFIGRSRLVAAHPVYGQGDWLEKVLTSAATHLAQSASGTSDWTAALDSYEGLHAIPLMTIHKSKGLEYHTVIFVGLDDGAWWSFSDDQVEATAGFFVAFTRAKQRVVFTYCARRGTRTKIATLYELLAQAGVQTFKIG
- a CDS encoding HORMA domain containing protein codes for the protein MTNVAVNTYTHSVTYVADNILKSLKDIIRLSGLDPSEFVGDWDTHMRGIQTWLNTGDLETVKLEIYDPKTDALIFRWDIEISYGWSGGDGSFWTDTDQLRYAIRKAGLAPSEARYRFLLHTKPGRPDVIGWSKTTARSTDGMIRQSLGTTIEHSGLGARTSYLRRA